One part of the Thermodesulfovibrio sp. 3462-1 genome encodes these proteins:
- the speE gene encoding polyamine aminopropyltransferase — protein sequence MIKFFEKDPYAPIQYVYDVEKVLYRGKSKFQEIMVFENAYFGKILVLDGVVQLTERDEFIYHEMLTHVLMHAHPEAKTVAVIGGGDGGAVREVLKHDCVKKLYFIEIDEEVINVSKKFFPSVSKAIDDPRVEVRCMDGAEFIKEMENCLDVIIVDSTDIIGFAKSLFTVEFFKSVRDALTQDGMFVTLSESLIFHKELVYEVQNSMKLIFPIVDLYTASIATYAGNWWSFSVGSKSLDPREVRKHVKISTKLYTEDLHRSCFLPKDIYQKLLNKELDW from the coding sequence ATGATTAAATTTTTTGAGAAAGACCCCTATGCACCGATTCAATATGTGTATGATGTAGAAAAGGTGCTTTATAGAGGGAAAAGTAAATTTCAGGAAATTATGGTTTTTGAAAATGCCTATTTTGGAAAAATTCTTGTTCTCGATGGCGTTGTTCAACTCACTGAAAGAGATGAGTTTATATATCATGAAATGTTAACCCATGTCCTCATGCACGCTCATCCAGAAGCAAAAACTGTTGCAGTTATAGGTGGTGGAGATGGTGGAGCAGTAAGAGAGGTTCTTAAGCATGACTGCGTAAAAAAGCTTTATTTTATAGAAATTGATGAAGAAGTGATAAATGTTTCAAAAAAATTTTTCCCCTCTGTATCTAAAGCTATAGATGATCCAAGAGTAGAGGTAAGATGCATGGATGGAGCAGAGTTTATAAAGGAGATGGAAAATTGCCTTGATGTTATAATTGTTGATTCTACTGATATAATAGGTTTTGCTAAAAGTCTTTTTACTGTTGAGTTCTTTAAATCAGTCAGAGATGCCCTTACTCAGGATGGAATGTTTGTAACCCTTTCCGAATCACTCATCTTTCATAAAGAGCTTGTTTATGAAGTTCAAAACTCAATGAAGCTTATTTTCCCCATTGTTGACCTTTACACAGCTTCTATTGCAACCTATGCTGGCAATTGGTGGAGCTTCTCAGTGGGCTCAAAATCCTTAGATCCCCGCGAAGTGAGAAAACATGTAAAAATATCGACAAAACTTTACACTGAGGATCTGCACAGAAGCTGTTTTCTGCCAAAAGACATTTATCAGAAACTTTTAAACAAAGAACTTGACTGGTAG
- the hrcA gene encoding heat-inducible transcriptional repressor HrcA, protein MKNIMFDERTKRILCAVVESYIEKPEPVGSRYIMKKYGFDVCSATIRNIMSDLEDAGFLVQPHTSAGRVPTDRAYRFYVDYICQQALVINSLEIKKLIENLTKKLRKLRNNMNSLFLEATQSLSQATHYLGLAVLPATEKTALQRVDFIKFKDDLVIAVVVNDKGIVKNKIIKAYPEITQNELNSLADFVNRNYQGKTIDEIREDLLVRIKKEKIFWDKLITKILKMCQEALYFSMEDVYVSGLYHIMHLPDFSDIEKLREVAKTIQDKHLLLKLFENISEDDDIKVIIGEENPLEEFKNFSIIASPYKEKDKSLGVIALVGPKRMNYQRAIMLVNAFARVLTKTLSD, encoded by the coding sequence ATGAAAAATATAATGTTTGATGAAAGAACTAAGAGAATACTTTGTGCAGTTGTAGAGAGTTATATTGAGAAACCAGAACCAGTTGGTTCCCGTTATATTATGAAAAAATACGGATTTGATGTTTGCTCTGCAACTATAAGAAATATAATGTCAGACTTAGAAGATGCTGGTTTTCTCGTACAGCCCCATACTTCAGCAGGAAGAGTACCAACAGACAGAGCGTACAGGTTTTATGTTGATTACATATGTCAGCAAGCCTTAGTTATCAATTCATTGGAAATTAAAAAATTAATAGAAAATTTAACAAAAAAACTGAGAAAACTGAGAAACAATATGAATTCACTGTTTCTGGAGGCAACTCAGAGTTTGTCTCAGGCTACCCATTATTTAGGACTGGCTGTTTTACCGGCAACTGAAAAAACTGCACTCCAGAGGGTGGATTTCATAAAGTTTAAAGATGATCTTGTAATTGCAGTTGTTGTAAACGATAAAGGAATTGTTAAAAATAAAATAATAAAAGCCTATCCTGAAATTACTCAAAACGAACTTAACAGCCTTGCTGATTTCGTCAATAGAAATTATCAGGGAAAAACAATTGATGAAATAAGAGAAGACCTTCTTGTAAGAATAAAAAAGGAAAAAATTTTCTGGGATAAACTGATTACTAAGATTTTAAAGATGTGTCAGGAAGCATTGTATTTTTCAATGGAAGATGTTTATGTGTCAGGACTTTATCATATAATGCATTTGCCTGATTTTTCTGATATAGAAAAGCTCAGAGAAGTTGCAAAAACTATTCAGGACAAACATCTTTTGCTTAAACTCTTTGAAAACATTTCAGAGGATGATGATATAAAAGTTATAATAGGAGAGGAAAATCCTTTGGAAGAATTCAAAAACTTCAGTATAATTGCCTCACCATATAAAGAAAAAGATAAATCTCTCGGTGTTATTGCTCTTGTTGGTCCAAAGAGAATGAACTATCAAAGAGCAATCATGTTAGTTAATGCCTTTGCACGGGTGTTGACAAAAACACTTTCAGATTAG
- the grpE gene encoding nucleotide exchange factor GrpE — MEEIKKEEVPENKETEEISYEGSALEDKPRDIIENLQNELNQQKEKYLRLYAEFENYKRMIQKEREELINYANEKLIKDLLPVIDNFELAIKHAGNELNSQWLESMKQGVENALKEFLRILEKYGVKQMETIGQAFNPELHHAVSTVETADMDDNIIVEELRKGYMYKNKLLREPLVAVSRKCKPSEKGMHPSGAQDTNKKED, encoded by the coding sequence ATGGAAGAGATAAAAAAGGAAGAGGTACCTGAAAATAAAGAAACCGAAGAAATTTCCTATGAAGGCTCCGCCCTTGAAGACAAGCCAAGGGATATTATTGAAAACCTTCAAAATGAGCTAAATCAGCAAAAAGAGAAGTATTTGAGATTGTATGCTGAGTTTGAAAACTATAAAAGGATGATTCAAAAAGAAAGAGAGGAACTGATAAATTATGCCAATGAAAAACTGATTAAGGATTTACTGCCAGTCATAGATAATTTTGAACTGGCTATTAAACATGCAGGGAATGAACTGAATTCGCAGTGGCTTGAGAGTATGAAACAGGGTGTTGAAAACGCTCTTAAAGAATTTTTACGCATTTTAGAAAAATACGGAGTAAAGCAGATGGAAACAATTGGACAGGCTTTTAATCCTGAACTGCATCATGCAGTCTCTACAGTTGAAACAGCAGATATGGATGATAACATTATCGTAGAAGAATTGCGAAAAGGATACATGTATAAAAACAAACTTTTAAGAGAACCGCTGGTAGCTGTTTCTCGCAAATGTAAACCCTCGGAAAAGGGTATGCACCCCTCGGGTGCTCAAGACACAAATAAAAAGGAGGATTAA
- the dnaK gene encoding molecular chaperone DnaK, protein MGKAIGIDLGTTNSVVAVVIGGEPVVIPNQEGQRTTPSVVAFTDKGERLVGQVAKRQAITNPENTIFSIKRLMGRKYNSPEVQEAKKRLPYKIVEAPNGDAHVEIMGKRYSPPEISAMILQKLKQAAEDYLGEPVTEAVITVPAYFDDSQRQATKDAGRIAGLNVLRIINEPTAAALAYGLEKKKEEKIAVYDLGGGTFDISILEIGEGVIEVKATNGDTYLGGDDFDIRIMDWLIEEFKKQEGIDLRKDRMALQRLKEAAERAKIELSSAMETEINLPFITADASGPKHLLMKLTRAKLEQLVDDLIQKSLEPCKKALADAGLSQNQIDEVILVGGQTRTPKVQKVVQEFFGKEPHKGVNPDEVVAIGAAIQAAILKGEVKEVLLLDVTPLSLGIETLGGVFTKIIERNTTIPTKKSQIFTTAADNQTAVTIKVYQGEREMAADNKLLGVFELVGIPPAPRGVPQIEVTFDIDANGILHVSAKDLATGKEQSIKITASSGLTEEEIKRMIREAEAHAEEDRRKKQLAEARNEADNMIYTVEKTLRDMGDRVSEEDKKRIQDAIEKCRRIKDTSNDINEIKSAIEELAKASHKIAEELYRHAGASQAGAGTSSETKKEEDVIEAEVEDKDNK, encoded by the coding sequence ATGGGAAAAGCAATAGGAATAGACCTTGGCACAACGAACTCTGTTGTTGCAGTAGTTATTGGTGGTGAGCCAGTTGTAATACCAAATCAGGAAGGACAGAGAACAACACCTTCTGTGGTTGCCTTTACTGATAAAGGTGAAAGGCTGGTAGGACAGGTTGCAAAAAGACAGGCAATAACAAATCCTGAAAATACAATATTTTCCATAAAAAGATTGATGGGTAGGAAATATAACTCCCCGGAAGTGCAGGAAGCTAAAAAAAGACTCCCCTATAAAATTGTTGAAGCTCCAAATGGAGATGCTCATGTGGAAATCATGGGTAAAAGATACTCTCCACCTGAAATCTCTGCGATGATTCTTCAGAAGCTTAAACAGGCTGCTGAGGACTATCTTGGAGAGCCTGTTACAGAAGCAGTAATTACAGTGCCTGCTTATTTTGATGATAGCCAGCGTCAGGCAACAAAAGATGCAGGCCGTATTGCAGGATTAAATGTCCTGAGAATCATCAATGAACCAACAGCAGCAGCTCTTGCATACGGACTTGAAAAGAAAAAGGAAGAAAAGATCGCTGTTTATGACCTTGGTGGTGGAACCTTTGATATCTCTATACTTGAGATAGGAGAAGGTGTAATTGAAGTAAAAGCTACCAATGGTGATACCTATCTTGGTGGTGATGATTTTGATATAAGAATTATGGACTGGCTGATAGAGGAATTCAAAAAGCAGGAAGGGATAGATCTTCGTAAAGATAGAATGGCACTTCAGAGGCTTAAAGAGGCTGCCGAAAGAGCAAAGATTGAGCTAAGCTCAGCAATGGAAACAGAAATAAATCTTCCCTTTATAACAGCTGATGCATCAGGTCCGAAACACCTTCTTATGAAGCTCACAAGAGCTAAACTTGAACAGCTCGTTGATGATTTAATACAGAAAAGCCTTGAGCCATGTAAAAAAGCTCTTGCAGATGCTGGACTCTCTCAAAATCAGATAGACGAGGTTATTCTTGTTGGTGGGCAGACAAGAACTCCAAAGGTTCAAAAAGTTGTTCAAGAATTTTTTGGAAAAGAGCCTCACAAAGGTGTTAATCCCGATGAGGTTGTTGCAATTGGAGCAGCAATTCAGGCAGCAATTCTTAAAGGTGAAGTAAAAGAAGTTTTGCTTCTTGATGTTACACCTCTTTCCCTTGGAATTGAAACGCTTGGCGGAGTATTTACAAAAATTATTGAACGTAATACTACAATACCAACAAAAAAGTCTCAGATATTTACCACAGCTGCTGATAACCAGACTGCAGTCACTATAAAGGTATATCAAGGTGAAAGAGAAATGGCTGCTGATAACAAGCTTCTTGGAGTATTTGAACTTGTTGGAATTCCTCCTGCACCAAGAGGAGTGCCACAAATAGAAGTTACTTTTGATATAGATGCCAATGGAATTCTTCATGTTTCTGCAAAAGATCTTGCAACAGGTAAAGAACAATCAATTAAAATTACAGCATCAAGCGGACTTACAGAGGAAGAAATTAAAAGAATGATCAGAGAGGCTGAAGCTCATGCAGAGGAAGACAGGCGTAAAAAACAGCTTGCGGAGGCAAGAAATGAAGCTGACAACATGATATACACTGTTGAAAAAACATTAAGAGACATGGGAGATAGAGTTTCAGAGGAAGACAAAAAGAGGATTCAGGATGCCATTGAAAAATGCCGTAGAATTAAAGACACAAGCAATGATATCAATGAAATAAAGTCTGCTATAGAAGAGCTTGCAAAAGCCTCACACAAAATTGCTGAAGAACTTTACAGGCATGCAGGTGCATCACAGGCAGGTGCTGGTACTTCTTCAGAGACTAAAAAAGAGGAAGATGTAATAGAAGCTGAAGTAGAGGACAAAGATAATAAATGA
- the dnaJ gene encoding molecular chaperone DnaJ, whose amino-acid sequence MKDYYSILGVSRDASQEEIKKAFRRLARQYHPDLNPGNKEAEERFKEINEAYACLSDPVKRANYDRYGTAEGASTGFGYETYTTFTDIFEDIFEGFFGSFGFRKNRPKRGADLRYDITITLEEAAKGVEKEIKFFRWEICETCNGSGIKPGSEPIICSSCGGTGYIRYNQGFFSVSKTCSKCGGTGRIIKDPCLDCSGNGKVRIERELKIHIPPGVDTGTKLKVSGEGEMGEFGGPRGDLYIYVNVKEHEFFKREGINLYCSIPISFVRAVFGGEVEVPTIDGKAKIEIPAGTPSGRVFKLKGKGLPRVGGTHRGDQIVTVYIDVPKKLNERQRELLEEFARVSGEEIKKTSKGLKDKIKDIFSM is encoded by the coding sequence ATGAAGGACTATTACAGTATTCTCGGAGTAAGCCGGGACGCCTCTCAGGAAGAAATAAAAAAGGCGTTCCGGCGCCTTGCAAGACAGTATCATCCTGATTTAAATCCTGGCAACAAAGAGGCAGAAGAAAGGTTTAAAGAGATAAATGAAGCTTATGCATGTCTTAGTGACCCAGTAAAAAGAGCAAACTACGACAGATATGGCACAGCAGAAGGAGCCTCTACAGGATTTGGATACGAAACTTATACAACCTTTACAGATATATTTGAAGACATATTTGAAGGATTTTTCGGTAGCTTTGGATTCAGGAAAAACAGACCTAAAAGAGGAGCTGATTTAAGATATGATATTACAATTACCCTTGAAGAAGCAGCTAAAGGCGTTGAAAAAGAAATTAAATTCTTCCGCTGGGAAATATGTGAAACCTGTAATGGTTCTGGAATAAAACCAGGCAGTGAGCCAATTATATGCTCATCCTGCGGTGGAACTGGATATATCAGATACAATCAGGGATTTTTCTCAGTATCAAAGACATGTTCAAAATGTGGTGGAACTGGAAGAATTATTAAAGACCCATGTCTTGATTGTTCTGGAAATGGTAAGGTAAGGATAGAGAGAGAGTTAAAAATTCATATTCCTCCTGGTGTTGATACAGGCACTAAATTGAAGGTTAGTGGCGAAGGAGAAATGGGAGAATTTGGCGGACCCCGTGGTGATCTTTATATTTATGTCAATGTTAAAGAGCATGAGTTTTTCAAAAGAGAAGGAATAAATCTTTACTGTTCCATTCCCATTTCATTTGTCAGAGCAGTTTTTGGTGGAGAAGTTGAAGTTCCAACAATTGATGGCAAAGCAAAGATAGAAATACCTGCGGGAACACCCTCTGGTAGAGTTTTTAAACTCAAGGGTAAAGGACTTCCAAGAGTAGGAGGTACTCACAGAGGAGATCAGATTGTAACAGTTTATATAGATGTACCTAAAAAGCTTAATGAGCGGCAGAGAGAACTTCTTGAAGAATTTGCAAGAGTCTCTGGAGAAGAAATCAAAAAAACTTCAAAGGGATTAAAAGATAAAATAAAAGATATCTTTTCGATGTAG
- a CDS encoding zinc ABC transporter substrate-binding protein: protein MKRFIIFLFALLIFVSCSQQSEKSEFTVYTSFYPIQEFTKWIIPEAKVYNLIPQGVDPHHFEPSLKDIQKLYKANMIIYLGNTDIDRWIDKIRDELNQKGVKVVRLQDYISLQKYSSGDEIDPHVWLDPLKVLEIIKVIKDKAQEITQKKDEYEKNFLIYSDKLKKLDTDYRQTLSNCQLKDVIVTHEFLNYLSQKYGFKSHFIVHDPEQELSLKRIKELKDFIKKNSIEYIISEPEGDRIAKALAEETGAKTMKFNTFHQISQQDYFQTMNENLKVLKTALKCK from the coding sequence ATGAAAAGGTTTATAATTTTTTTGTTTGCTTTATTAATTTTTGTTTCATGCTCACAACAATCTGAAAAATCCGAATTTACGGTTTATACAAGTTTTTATCCTATTCAAGAATTCACAAAATGGATAATTCCAGAGGCCAAGGTTTATAACTTAATTCCTCAAGGAGTAGACCCTCACCACTTCGAACCTTCTTTAAAGGATATTCAAAAACTTTACAAGGCAAACATGATAATTTATCTTGGCAATACAGATATTGACCGATGGATTGACAAAATAAGAGATGAACTCAATCAAAAAGGAGTAAAAGTAGTAAGGCTACAGGATTATATCTCTCTGCAAAAGTACTCCTCAGGTGATGAAATAGACCCTCACGTGTGGTTGGATCCTTTAAAGGTTTTGGAAATTATTAAAGTCATAAAAGACAAGGCTCAGGAAATTACACAAAAAAAGGATGAATATGAGAAAAACTTTTTAATTTATAGCGACAAACTAAAAAAACTTGATACTGATTACAGGCAAACTCTATCAAACTGCCAGTTAAAGGATGTGATAGTGACTCATGAATTTTTAAATTATCTTAGTCAAAAATACGGATTTAAATCTCATTTCATTGTCCATGATCCAGAGCAAGAACTTTCTTTAAAGAGAATTAAGGAGCTTAAAGATTTTATAAAGAAAAATTCCATTGAATACATAATTTCAGAACCAGAAGGAGATAGGATTGCCAAGGCTCTGGCAGAGGAAACAGGGGCAAAAACAATGAAATTTAACACATTTCATCAAATTTCACAGCAAGATTACTTTCAGACAATGAATGAAAATCTTAAAGTTTTAAAAACTGCATTAAAATGTAAATGA
- a CDS encoding metal ABC transporter ATP-binding protein, translating to MNAITLKNVYYAFDSIFVLEDINLEIPEGCYLGIIGPNGAGKTTLLRLILGIIKPQRGQVLIYGVTPEEYLKSESIGYLPQRISQTIYEFPFTVEELVRSGHEKFKKDNIEWALDVFKISHLKKKLIRELSGGQRQKAFLARAIACRPRILLLDEPTTGIDPYSMDELLQILENLNQNFGITIVVVTHDIATFAHEAKCILCLNKRVVCLGEPQKILKDEYMGMLYPEHTVFPHKNA from the coding sequence ATGAATGCAATAACCTTAAAAAATGTTTACTATGCCTTTGACAGCATTTTTGTGCTTGAGGACATTAATCTTGAGATACCTGAAGGCTGTTATCTCGGAATTATAGGACCAAATGGAGCAGGTAAAACAACTCTGCTAAGGTTAATACTTGGCATAATAAAACCTCAAAGAGGTCAGGTATTGATTTATGGAGTGACTCCAGAGGAATATTTAAAATCAGAGTCTATAGGATATCTACCTCAGAGAATATCCCAGACAATATATGAGTTTCCATTTACAGTAGAAGAACTTGTTAGAAGCGGGCACGAAAAATTTAAAAAAGACAATATTGAATGGGCACTGGATGTTTTCAAAATTTCCCATTTAAAAAAGAAATTAATCAGGGAACTTTCTGGCGGTCAGCGGCAGAAGGCATTTCTTGCAAGAGCAATTGCTTGCAGACCAAGAATTTTACTGCTTGATGAACCAACTACAGGTATTGATCCTTATTCAATGGATGAACTGCTTCAGATACTTGAGAACCTTAACCAGAATTTTGGAATTACAATAGTTGTGGTTACTCATGATATAGCAACTTTTGCCCATGAAGCAAAATGTATTCTATGTCTGAATAAAAGAGTTGTCTGTCTCGGAGAGCCGCAGAAAATTCTTAAAGATGAATATATGGGCATGTTATATCCTGAACATACTGTTTTTCCCCATAAAAATGCTTGA
- a CDS encoding metal ABC transporter permease: MLEIFELSLIKRAFLVITFVAPLAPVFGVFLLLRRYAFFADTLAHVGFLALALSLFLKINSLVLLILLSLIISISVEQLRAKDKLPAEGSLSFFLYAGVSLSVVFIALSGSTGSIMNILFGSLSTVTKGDVYLILAGALICGAFLLKYYKKILNLCIDEEIAHASGINTAGIKILFATAVALSISISIKTMGALLIGALMIIPPLTAMQLCKSLKTTVILSIIISIFSSYSGIFLSFYSGIPLGASISTILIFFFLISTVFKAFK, encoded by the coding sequence ATGCTTGAAATATTTGAGTTAAGTCTTATAAAGAGAGCTTTCCTGGTTATAACCTTTGTAGCTCCACTGGCTCCTGTGTTTGGAGTATTTTTACTTTTGCGTAGATATGCCTTTTTTGCTGATACCCTTGCTCATGTTGGATTTTTAGCTCTGGCATTAAGCCTTTTTTTAAAGATAAATTCCCTTGTTTTGCTTATTTTATTGAGTCTTATTATCTCTATTTCTGTTGAGCAACTTAGAGCAAAAGACAAGCTTCCAGCAGAGGGTTCTCTTTCTTTTTTTCTTTATGCAGGTGTTTCACTATCAGTAGTTTTTATAGCATTATCTGGTAGCACAGGTTCAATAATGAATATACTTTTTGGAAGTCTTTCTACTGTAACAAAGGGGGATGTTTATCTTATTCTTGCCGGTGCTTTAATTTGTGGAGCTTTCCTGCTTAAATATTATAAAAAAATATTAAATCTCTGCATTGATGAAGAAATTGCTCATGCCTCTGGAATTAATACAGCAGGAATTAAAATACTTTTTGCCACTGCAGTAGCACTGTCAATTTCCATATCAATAAAAACAATGGGAGCACTTTTAATTGGTGCTCTTATGATTATTCCTCCTCTAACTGCAATGCAGCTCTGCAAAAGCCTTAAAACTACGGTAATATTATCAATTATTATTTCTATTTTTTCATCCTATTCAGGAATTTTTCTTTCCTTTTACTCAGGAATTCCGCTTGGAGCATCAATCTCAACAATTTTAATCTTTTTCTTTTTAATTTCCACTGTTTTTAAAGCCTTTAAATGA
- a CDS encoding ATP-binding protein yields the protein MKKLQADEVYKKCDHNIFDFETTEELQPLAGTIGQDRAIASLEFGLNLPAKGFNIYALGEQGTGKMRAIRTLLSEKVKKEPVPPDWCYLYNFKNPDAPVAVSLPAGRAIEFQKDMENLVNTLKVEIPKAFESKEYDKQRNKILEDFQQKQREWFSTVEEEAKAKGFAIRKALAGLIIVPVKRDGEPLTEEEFQALDPDTRKRIDELGKMLQDKLDDVVRAVKEAEKLVKDMLIRLERQIALDVIEQPIEEIKKKYSFNGKIIEYLDAVKEDILNNIQDFKIQEETVPPMPPFMKIQREVSFSKYSVNILVDNSATEGAPVVYEPNPTYLNLFGRIEYKIQYGMAITDFTMIKPGSLHKANGGYLVIDAMALIKNLFSYDALKRALRSKEIRIEDVWEQYRLITTTTLRPEPIPLNVKVILTGTPFLYYILYNYDDEYRELFKVKADFDIRMPRTEENIKKYAQFVSLCQKEEGLLPFHKSAVAKIVEYGSRLAEHQEKLSTQFSSIADLIRESHFWAKKDGKNQVYEEHVNKALEQRVYRSASIEEKLRELILEDVLIVETSGRKVGQINGLAVIDLGDYSFGKPSRITARVYLGKAGIVNIERETKMSGKIHEKAVMILSSYLWSKYAIKKPISLSASLTFEQLYEMIEGDSATCAELYALLSSIAEIPLKQNIAVTGSMDQKGEVQPVGGINEKIEGFFELCKIRGLDGTHGVIIPRRNMKHLMLKEEIQKAIKDGAFHIYAIDYAEEGLEILTDMPAGELGQDGTYPEGTINYFVMKKLDEMSELFKKKEKEEEKKNEK from the coding sequence ATGAAAAAGCTTCAGGCAGATGAAGTCTATAAAAAATGTGACCACAATATATTTGACTTTGAAACAACTGAAGAGCTTCAACCTCTTGCAGGAACAATCGGGCAGGACAGAGCAATTGCCTCTTTGGAGTTTGGTTTAAATCTGCCAGCTAAAGGTTTTAACATATATGCTCTTGGCGAACAGGGCACAGGTAAGATGCGTGCAATAAGAACTCTTCTTTCTGAAAAGGTAAAAAAAGAACCTGTACCACCTGACTGGTGCTATCTTTATAACTTTAAAAATCCTGATGCTCCAGTGGCTGTTAGTTTACCAGCAGGCAGGGCAATAGAATTTCAGAAAGACATGGAAAATCTTGTAAATACATTAAAAGTAGAAATTCCGAAAGCTTTTGAGTCAAAAGAATATGACAAACAGAGAAATAAAATCCTTGAAGATTTTCAGCAAAAACAGAGAGAATGGTTTTCCACAGTTGAAGAGGAAGCAAAGGCAAAAGGCTTTGCAATTCGTAAAGCTCTTGCAGGATTAATAATTGTTCCTGTAAAAAGAGATGGCGAGCCCCTTACAGAAGAAGAGTTTCAGGCTCTTGATCCTGATACAAGAAAACGAATTGATGAACTTGGTAAAATGCTTCAGGACAAACTTGATGATGTTGTAAGAGCTGTGAAAGAAGCAGAAAAATTGGTAAAGGACATGCTTATAAGACTTGAACGTCAGATTGCTCTTGATGTTATAGAACAGCCAATTGAAGAGATCAAGAAAAAATACTCTTTCAATGGAAAAATAATAGAATATCTTGATGCTGTAAAAGAAGATATTCTTAACAACATTCAGGATTTTAAAATTCAAGAGGAGACTGTTCCTCCAATGCCTCCATTTATGAAGATTCAGAGAGAGGTTTCTTTTTCTAAATACAGCGTAAATATTCTGGTTGACAACTCTGCTACAGAGGGAGCACCTGTTGTGTATGAACCAAATCCAACATATCTCAATCTTTTTGGAAGAATAGAATACAAAATTCAATACGGAATGGCAATTACTGATTTTACAATGATTAAGCCTGGCTCACTTCATAAGGCAAATGGTGGTTATCTTGTAATTGATGCTATGGCTTTAATAAAAAATCTTTTTTCCTATGATGCATTAAAAAGAGCATTAAGAAGTAAAGAAATCCGCATAGAAGATGTATGGGAGCAATACAGACTCATAACAACAACTACTTTAAGACCAGAGCCAATTCCATTAAATGTTAAAGTCATTCTTACTGGAACACCGTTTCTCTATTACATACTTTACAACTATGATGATGAATACAGGGAACTCTTTAAAGTTAAGGCAGATTTTGATATAAGAATGCCAAGAACTGAAGAGAACATAAAAAAATATGCTCAGTTTGTCTCCCTTTGTCAAAAAGAAGAAGGACTTCTTCCATTTCATAAATCAGCTGTGGCAAAAATTGTTGAATATGGTTCAAGACTGGCAGAGCATCAGGAAAAGCTTTCAACTCAATTCAGTAGCATTGCAGATCTTATAAGAGAATCCCATTTCTGGGCAAAAAAAGATGGCAAGAACCAGGTTTATGAAGAACATGTCAATAAAGCCCTTGAACAGAGAGTTTACAGATCAGCAAGCATAGAAGAAAAACTAAGGGAGCTGATTCTTGAAGATGTTTTGATTGTAGAGACATCTGGCAGAAAAGTAGGACAGATTAACGGACTTGCTGTCATTGATCTTGGAGATTACAGCTTTGGCAAGCCTTCCCGTATTACTGCAAGAGTCTATCTTGGTAAAGCTGGAATAGTGAATATTGAAAGAGAAACAAAGATGTCGGGCAAGATTCATGAAAAGGCAGTTATGATTCTTTCAAGTTATCTATGGAGTAAATACGCCATAAAAAAACCAATAAGTCTGAGTGCTTCCCTTACATTTGAGCAACTATATGAAATGATAGAAGGTGATAGTGCAACCTGTGCAGAGCTTTATGCTCTTTTAAGCAGTATTGCTGAGATACCTCTCAAGCAAAATATTGCTGTTACAGGCTCAATGGATCAAAAAGGAGAAGTTCAGCCAGTTGGTGGAATAAATGAAAAAATTGAAGGATTTTTTGAACTCTGTAAAATCAGAGGACTTGATGGAACTCACGGAGTAATCATTCCAAGAAGAAATATGAAACATCTGATGCTAAAGGAGGAGATTCAAAAAGCTATTAAAGATGGTGCTTTCCATATTTATGCCATTGATTACGCAGAGGAAGGGCTTGAAATACTTACAGATATGCCAGCAGGTGAGTTAGGGCAGGATGGAACATATCCAGAAGGAACGATAAACTATTTTGTAATGAAAAAGCTTGATGAGATGTCAGAGTTGTTTAAGAAGAAGGAAAAAGAAGAGGAAAAGAAGAATGAAAAATAA